GTACCGCTTTATATACTATCCTTtaaaagtccttttcctggctggtCTGGGGGTAGTGGGTTATCTCACTTGATCATTCACAGCCAATTACAGATTGAACTCCTTGTTCTCTACTCTTTCCCCCCTTTTCACTACTGTACTTGACTagtcttacatttttttcttaataaaaaatacatttttgaagtcTTTTTACTTACTCTTTATATTTAGTGTTTAATGTACTACAAGTTGACTATTCCTGCTTATCTATATAGCATCAAATAGTAAATATAGATCTTATGCTGGAAATGTCAACCTCCCTGGCAGCTGTAACGCCCATCATTGAAAGGGAAAGCGGAGGACACCATTATGTTAATATGACTTTACCTGTCGATGCAGTTGTATCTGTTGCTCCAGAAGAAACATGGGGAAAGTAAGTATTTTTGTAGTACCACTGCCACATTTAAATCAGGGCCCTTCCCCAAACCCATGTTTCTGTATCCTGTAGGCATACCTAAGCTGTGATTTTCTCCTTGTGTATTATTAACCTAAGAGCCATCTATTAATTAAATGGTTATTTGGAGGAAGTAGGGTGGGTAGCTTGCTAAAACCTGGAGGATTTCCCTTTATCCACAAGAGCAAATACACAGTTTCTTTTATAATGCATAATTCAGATTTCCTTTAGCAAACCTAGTCCAATCAAGTTTTTTACTATATTAAGAATATATTAGTTCTGTACTTCTCTTTATTGTAGCCACTATAACTTTTGTTAATTCACTTATATGTTTCCCCCCACAGAGTTCGTAAACTCCTAGTTGATGCAATTCATGATCAACTAACTGACatggaaaaatgtattttgaaatatatgaaagGAACGTCTATTGTGGTCCCTGAACCACTGCACTTTTTATTaccagggaaaaaaaatcttgtaacAATTTCCTATCCTTCAGGAATACCAGATGGCCAGCTGCAGGCCTATAGGAAGGTAAAACCAGTTCATTTATTCTTAGAAAAAACAATAATGACTATCATTCGTtttgtatttaattatatatttccaCTAAATGGAAGGTATTTTGTGATTTAACTTAAAAGTGTGGAAGTTAGACTGTTCATTTTACACattatttaatttctgttctCATGAAATTTTAGTAGTATTAGTGAAAAAGTCTTATGTTGAACCTgtatgtaacattttaattttaaatgctcGGTGTGGTTCATATATTCtgtgaaattttaatatttttccctaatgaaatatagaaatgaaaaggTGCTTACATGCCTAAAGTAGCTGGTGTAAACAAATTTCTGTAACTTCCAGGTTTGTGAAAGAGACAAGATTACAGTTAGGGAAGGAAAATGATAACTTACGCTAATTCGGAGTAGGGTTTATGGTAATACTCCACAAGTAAGGTTATTTGGGCTTTATTAGAGGAATTTTGGAGAAAACATTACCAGCATTCAGAGTAATGAGGTTTACTGGCAAAATGACTGGTTGTGGAATACATCTTTTTGGTATGTGGACTTGCTTAGAACCCATCAAATTAGACCACGGAGCGTCTTCCTAATTTCTGTCCTTAGGGAGAGATGTAATACCCTGACCCTCTGTATGTGGTGGTGACTTGGTTTGTAGAAGCAGCAGCTACAGGAGCTGAACTTTTCAAACCACGAGCGCACAAGATATGATAAAGAACATGTCAAAATGTTAAAGTAGCTATTACATGTTTCTATACAGTTGGGAAGATACCACATTTTAAacatgtttgtgtatttattttcctgCCATATTGGTTGGTTTTAGACCACTAGCTTCTACTGTGTAGCTTAATCACTaccacttaaaatataaaatatttgtaaagcactctagacatgatttttcaaaatactttgatataattattgttaattataatttACTCATTTACAAGGCTATTTCAAAGCCAGTCTTTAGCCTGGATGTATTTTAACAGACTgtgttataataattatttaaaaattatctcagttCTCTTACTCTaacaatttatattcatttttctctgttcCCTTCCAGTTTCTACCCAGATACAGACGAAAACGAAAATAAATCTTACTTGGTTTTAGTTCATTTTCCACTATCTTTGATGTTACTGAATCAAACCATAAGTGTTTGGAAACTTTTATAACCCAtatataattttctgtgttttataacaTCTTTATTTATTGACTAGGAATCTAAATCaccaacattttttctttttccgttGATTCTGATTTATTTTAGGAGTTACATGATCTCTTCAATCTGCCTCATGACAGACCCTATTTCAAAAGGTCTAATGCttatcactttccagatgaaCCATACAAAGATGGTTACATTAGAAATCCACATACTTATCTTAATCCACCTAACATGGAGACTGGTATGGTGAGTTTAACTAATTATGGGAGTCACTTGATCAGTAATGTtattagttgttttttgttggtaCCTGGTAGAAGACTTGATTCATGATGTATTCATTCCTAAAACATGATTTATCACCCATCTCTGTTAACAGGCATTGCTTAAGATAGCAGTAATTAAAAATGGTCTAGAAAAGTTAGTAATAGTTagtatataccacatttatctTACCaaaattctcttatttctttaaagGCTTGTCCCATTTTTTCATTCTGAATACCTGAGAAATCATGCTAATTAAGGGCATAGTCTACCCAAACCACACTGTAggataagtctttttttttttttttttgagatggagtctcactctgtcactcaggttgttgtgcaatggtgtgatctcagctcactgcaacctccacctctcgagttcaagcaattctcctgcctcagcctcctgagtagctggggttacaggtacctgccaccacacctggctaatttttgtatttttagtagggttttagacagcgtttcaccatgttggccaggctggtctttttttctgagacagagtcttgttctgttgcccaggctagagtgcagtggcatgatctcagctcactgcaacctctgctttcctggtttaggcaattttcctgcctcagcctccccagtagctgggattaccagcacccgccatacacctggctaatttttgtatttttagtagagatggggtttcatcatgttgaccaggctggtctcgaactcctgactttaggtgatctacctgcctaagcctcccaaagtgctgggattataggcatgagccaccatgcctggcaggctttcttattttctaatgtaaGGTTTGAAATTTCAAGCAAGGCACTGCTTTTAGTGTATCTTACAGGTTTAATTTGAAGGATTTTAGTTTTGTTCACTtgtaagtatttttatatttttctattatggtttttcttttgtccatgtattatttagaagtgtttGCTAATGTCCAAATACGtcagaatttattttcctttttccttttttttttttttcttcttgttttaactGGTTTCTAACTCTTGCCTCCTGGCCAGAAAGAATTCTAAGTGAAACTAACTCTGAAATTTATTGAAACTTGTATTTGTTCCCTAAAAAATAAtcaacattggccgggcgcggtggctcaagcctgtaatcccagcactttgggaggccgagacgggcggatcacgaggtcaggagatcgagaccatcctaacgaacacggtgaaaccccgtctctactaaaaaatacaaaaaaaaaaaaaaactagccgggcgaggtggcgggcgcctgtagtcccagctactccggaggctgaggcaggagaatggtgtaaacccgggaagcggagcttgcagtgagctgagatccggccactgcactccagcctgggcgacagagccagactctgtctcaaaaaaaaaaaaaaaaaatcaacacatacTTGATGGCTTAAAACTACAGAAATGGGTTGTCTCAGTTCTGGAGGTCTGAAAGTAGTGTCATTGGGCTGACATCACAATGTCAGCAGGGCCGCCTTCCCTCCATAGGCTCTGGGGGAGAATCCATTCCTTAATCTGGTGGCTGCTAGCATCCTTTGGTTTGTGGCCCCATCGTTCTGATCTCTGTCTCCTTGGTGACATTACCTTCCCCTCCTATGCCCCACTCTTTTAAGAATatatgtgattgcatttagggcccaCTGGAATCCAGGATAACCTGCCCATCTTAAGATCCTTAACTTAGTCACTTCTGTTAAtacctttgcttttcttttttcttttactttttggcaCAGAGGGTGCATTCAcaagttccagggattaggacatatATTCCTTTTGGGAGCCACCTTTCAGCCTGCCACAGTGGTCAAGTTGCAAATTTTCCTATCTGTGCTTGggcagaatatatattctctaATTGTTGGGTGAGGGTTGGTTCCATCTTTGCCCCTATCTCTTCTcacctaacttttaaaaaataatatcagtttggagccaggcatggtggtatgtaactgtaatcccagctgctcaggaggccgaggcaggaggatcacttgagcccagaagttcaagaccaacctaagcaacatagtgagacccaatctcaacaaaataaaaacaaaaacccagttctttaaaaaaaagacatatacatTCTTAGCATTCTAAGTAAGAATGTATGTGGTATTagcaatttatctttattttttgaccCTTAATTTAGGGTCATCAAACCACACACCTGGGCTGTAATCAGAGCAGGTTTATAAATGTGCACAGACATTCTTCCTGTGTCCCATGATATGGACCCTTCACTCGTGCGTTCGTTCCTTtactccttcctgccttccttcagCATTTATTCAGCAACATTTATACCCACCACGTGCCAGGCGTGTTGTAGAAGCTTGGGCCCCAAAATGAATAAGACATGGTGTATGTACTCACTAAGCTCACATACTAGTGTAGGTAGGcagatactttttaaatgataatgtGTCAAGTAGTgatatactttgaaaaataaaaacataaagaggACAGAGATGACAGGTGAGGCAGGGGGTGGGGCAGTGAGAGAATGAGTGGGCCGTTTGTAGATTGGATGGTCAGGGAAGACCTCTGACATCTAAATGGAGACCTGAGTGAAGTAAGAGTGCAAGCTGGGCAATTCATTTGGGAAAAGAGAGCTCCAGGCCAAGAGAACCATGAAGCTCTGAGGTCATGTTGTCCCTGGTATATGGGAACTGAAAGTAGAGGGAGCAATAGGGAAAAGTTTAGGAGATGAAATTGGAGAGGAAGCCAGAAGGTAGGTCCTGCTGGGCCCCATGGTAAGGACTTTGAACCTCAAATAAAAAGCCAAGAACGTATAATGTTAAACCATAGATCTGTGAAGGCATTTTTATAAGGAACTACAGTGACATTAAACATAATTCAGGAGCATATATAGAATATGTAATTCTATCCTAAGTTAATATTTCACTGTGTTTCTTCTCTGTGTATAGATTTGTGTGGTCCAGGGCGTATATGGTTATCATCATTATATGCAGGATCGGATAGATGACAATGGCTGGGGCTGTGCTTATCGATCTCTGCAGACTATCTGCTCTTGGTTCAAACATCAGGGATACACAGAGAGGTCCATTCCAACACACAGAGAAATTCAGCAGGTACAGAACAtatcattttaaagtataatCAACTCTACATTTCATTAGCCCTTAATATACCATTGATAATATTTGTTACCTCATGGTGCAGACTTATTTctgttttgaagaaaaaagtatTCTTAATGGCTGTCTtgtgtatggatttttttttatatttttaaatacataaaggcTCTAGTCGATGCCGGTGACAAACCAGCAACATTTGTCGGATCACGGCAATGGATTGGATCTATTGAGGTACAGCTGGTACTAAACCAATTGATTGGTATAACTTCAAAAATACTGTTTGTCAGGTAAGGACACTTTAAGAAAttagataaattatttcaaagtgaCTTTGTGAGTAATGTATGCTTGTATTATTTAGGCCTAATTTTAGCCTAGAAgaggaaaacttaaaaataacgTTGAGtagtcataaaaataatattaagtttCTTTATGCTCCAATCttaagttttaaaaggaaaaactcagATGTTGATCTATGACTGACCTTTTTGTTTACCTCCTgctctttttcttcctaaaatgttAATAATCCAGTCATGAGTCCAAATAATGTATTCGTTTTGTCTTTTCCAGTGTATCTTAACCATAATTCtaatattaaaatgagaaaatataaataaataattttctatgaCCATAACTAGCTTACTCCTGATTGTATGagcttatgttttaaaatacattttctagctgggcgcagtggctcatgcctgtaatcctagtactttgggaggccaaggtgggtggatcccgaggtcaggaatttgagactagcctggccagcagggcgaaatcccgtctttactaaaaatacaaaaaaattagctgggtgtggtggtgcatgcctgtaatcccagttactcaggaggctgaggcaggagaattgcttgaacccaggaggcggaggttgcagtgagccaagatcttaccactgcactccagcacaggtgacaaagcgagactccctttcaaaaaaaaaaaaaaagaaaagaaaaatacattttctaaaaaaagagagaaaaaaaacccaaacaacaaataaaatacattttctattgtTAATTATACTAACATTGTCCTCATTGTATCAGTCCTCAGTGGTTATGAAAATcagtggtggccgggcgcggtggctcaagactgtaatcccagcactttgggaggccgagaggagcggatcacgaggtcaggagatcgagaccatcctggctaatacggtgaaaccccgtctctactaaaaaatacaaaaaactagccgggcgacgaggcgggcgcctgtagtcccagctactcgggaggctgaggcaggagaatggcgtaaacccgggaggcggagcttgcagtgagctgagaaccggccactgcactccagcctgggcggcagagcaaggctccgtctcaggaaaaaaaaaaaaaaaaaaaagaaagaaagaaaatcagtggtaAAAAATGAcagactggctgggcacagtggctcatgcctgtaatctcagcacttagggaggctgagatgggtggatcacctgaggtcagcagtttgacaccagcctggccaacatggtgaaaccctgtctctactaaaaatacaaaaatgagctgggcatggtggcacatgtctatcatcccagctactcaggaggctctgaggaaggagaatcacttgaacctgagaggcggaggttgcagtgagctgagatcgcaccactacactccagcctgggcaacagagcgagactccatctcaaaaaaaagtaataataaaaaacaatgacaGGCTTAAGTAGtgaagaactttttttaaaagttacagtTTTGGTACGTTAAAACATTATACATTCCTCATTAAGCAAGAGCTAAGGTTTAGCACCACCGGGcacctccccccaaaaaacacCTCCTTTCATTAgcccatctttctttctcttctcaaaaGTAAGAATTCTgagattctttaaaaatagtatGTTGCACTTGAAAACATTTTGCAGTTTTCGCGTTGATTTCAGACACGTGTTTTAGTCCCAGACGCTCCTGTTGTGTAGACAGGTCGGTACTTTGGGTCCCAGTGTAAAGATGAGGAAATACAGACTAAGAAGTGCACCAACAAGAGGGCAAGAACCCAGCACTTAACACTCATTCTTCTGATCAGTCCATCCATAAGAACTCCCTGAGCACCAAGGTGACGTTTTAACTTCATGTGAATAAACCCAGGCCTCCTTTACGCAGTCCAAGAAGCAGAAAATCAAGGGCtattagcttcttttttttttttttttttgagacggagtctcgctctgtcgcccaggctggggtgcagtggccggatctcagctcactgcaagctccgcctcccgggttcacgccattctcctgcctcagcctcccaagtagctgggactacaggcgccgccacctcgcccggctagttttttgtattttttagtagagacggggtttcaccgtgttagccacgatctcctgacctcgcgatccgcccgttaACTAGCACACTTAGCGGCCTGAAGTATTTTGAGTTTGTGTTGCTTTAGATCGCACAGTTTAATTATTCTCTCAGTTCCGTACCACttgatttttttacatttgtatattttttcaataacAATCCGAAAAAACAAGAATGTAGGAAACATTGTCTCCTAGCTCATTATTTGGCCTTAGTGTTGGAAGTAATTCATCTGATAGAAAATGGTTTCTTTCTAGCCAAGGTTCAGAAATGGCCTCTCAAGGACGGGAACTGGCTAATCATTTCCAAAGTGAAGGAACTCCAGTTATGATCGGTAAGCTGTTTCAAATATCATTTTTGGTAGAGTGAGTATTATGTAAAACTTACCattgatataaatatttaatgttgcataaaatcagtcatttaaaaaattttgaaattaactTTTATACCGTATGTATGGATCTCTggatattgaaaaaaatttccaaGGTGGCTTAAGGGTTACAAAACAGATTATAATAACCAGAAGAAGTAAAGGCTGAGAAATGGTAGCTATGttcaaacatttaaagagctGAGAGCAGTATTAAAAAGAGGAAATGGTCACTCAGCTGAGCTTCGTAAGTTATGACTTTGTTGCTAACTTGGCTGGCTTTGTGACATTTTGCAAATTACTTACCTCTCTggattttatctgtaaaatgagaagattGGATTAGCTGATCTAAAGATgcttaattctgtgaagaacaagACCTGTCCTGTGATGACAGAAGGCAAGCTGAGACTAGTGTGTAAGAAATGGAGGTAgaaactgggtgtagtggctcacacctgtaatcctagcactttgggaggccgaggcaggaggatagcttgcatccaggaatttgagaccagcgtgggcaacatggccagaccccatctctaccaaaaaaaaaaaaaatacacaaattagccggcatggtagtgtgagcctgtagtgccagctactcaggagactgagatgggaggattgcccactgcactccagcctgggtgacagagcaagactctatctcaaaaaaaaaaaaaaaaaaaaaaaaaaaaaaaaaaaaaaaaaaaaataccgggCACGtcggcttacgcctgtaatcccagcactttgggagaccgaggtgggcggatcacaaggtcaggagatcgagaccatcctggctaacacagtgaaaccccatctctactaaaaaaaataca
This portion of the Rhinopithecus roxellana isolate Shanxi Qingling chromosome 2, ASM756505v1, whole genome shotgun sequence genome encodes:
- the UFSP2 gene encoding ufm1-specific protease 2 isoform X1; this encodes MVISESMDILFRIRGGLDLAFQLATPNEIFLKKALKHVLSDLSTKLSSNALVFRICHSSVYIWPSSDINTIPGELTDASACKNILRFIQFEPEEDIKRKFMRKKDKKLSDMHQIVNIDLMLEMSTSLAAVTPIIERESGGHHYVNMTLPVDAVVSVAPEETWGKVRKLLVDAIHDQLTDMEKCILKYMKGTSIVVPEPLHFLLPGKKNLVTISYPSGIPDGQLQAYRKELHDLFNLPHDRPYFKRSNAYHFPDEPYKDGYIRNPHTYLNPPNMETGMICVVQGVYGYHHYMQDRIDDNGWGCAYRSLQTICSWFKHQGYTERSIPTHREIQQALVDAGDKPATFVGSRQWIGSIEVQLVLNQLIGITSKILFVSQGSEMASQGRELANHFQSEGTPVMIGGGVLAHTILGVAWNEITGQIKFLILDPHYTGAEDLQVILEKHLEFEVSERRESDRCLSLTSWDFQSLSLLSRISQSISFENHTIQTSYWLFLQVSFFHNSVVLEEI
- the UFSP2 gene encoding ufm1-specific protease 2 isoform X4; the encoded protein is MVISESMDILFRIRGGLDLAFQLATPNEIFLKKALKHVLSDLSTKLSSNALVFRICHSSVYIWPSSDINTIPGELTDASACKNILRFIQFEPEEDIKRKFMRKKDKKLSDMHQIVNIDLMLEMSTSLAAVTPIIERESGGHHYVNMTLPVDAVVSVAPEETWGKVRKLLVDAIHDQLTDMEKCILKYMKGTSIVVPEPLHFLLPGKKNLVTISYPSGIPDGQLQAYRKELHDLFNLPHDRPYFKRSNAYHFPDEPYKDGYIRNPHTYLNPPNMETGMICVVQGVYGYHHYMQDRIDDNGWGCAYRSLQTICSWFKHQGYTERSIPTHREIQQALVDAGDKPATFVGSRQWIGSIEVQLVLNQLIGITSKILFVSQGSEMASQGRELANHFQSEGTPVMIGGGVLAHTILGVAWNEITGQIKFLILDPHYTGAEDLQVILEKHLEFEVSERSLTGT
- the UFSP2 gene encoding ufm1-specific protease 2 isoform X3, producing MVISESMDILFRIRGGLDLAFQLATPNEIFLKKALKHVLSDLSTKLSSNALVFRICHSSVYIWPSSDINTIPGELTDASACKNILRFIQFEPEEDIKRKFMRKKDKKLSDMHQIVNIDLMLEMSTSLAAVTPIIERESGGHHYVNMTLPVDAVVSVAPEETWGKVRKLLVDAIHDQLTDMEKCILKYMKGTSIVVPEPLHFLLPGKKNLVTISYPSGIPDGQLQAYRKELHDLFNLPHDRPYFKRSNAYHFPDEPYKDGYIRNPHTYLNPPNMETGMICVVQGVYGYHHYMQDRIDDNGWGCAYRSLQTICSWFKHQGYTERSIPTHREIQQALVDAGDKPATFVGSRQWIGSIEVQLVLNQLIGITSKILFVSQGSEMASQGRELANHFQSEGTPVMIGGGVLAHTILGVAWNEITGQIKFLILDPHYTGAEDLQVILEKGWCGWKGPDFWNKDAYYNLCLPQRPNMI
- the UFSP2 gene encoding ufm1-specific protease 2 isoform X2, producing the protein MVISESMDILFRIRGGLDLAFQLATPNEIFLKKALKHVLSDLSTKLSSNALVFRICHSSVYIWPSSDINTIPGELTDASACKNILRFIQFEPEEDIKRKFMRKKDKKLSDMHQIVNIDLMLEMSTSLAAVTPIIERESGGHHYVNMTLPVDAVVSVAPEETWGKVRKLLVDAIHDQLTDMEKCILKYMKGTSIVVPEPLHFLLPGKKNLVTISYPSGIPDGQLQAYRKELHDLFNLPHDRPYFKRSNAYHFPDEPYKDGYIRNPHTYLNPPNMETGMICVVQGVYGYHHYMQDRIDDNGWGCAYRSLQTICSWFKHQGYTERSIPTHREIQQALVDAGDKPATFVGSRQWIGSIEVQLVLNQLIGITSKILFVSQGSEMASQGRELANHFQSEGTPVMIGGGVLAHTILGVAWNEITGQIKFLILDPHYTGAEDLQVILEKHLEFEVSERAGADGRVQTFGTRMHTITYVFLSDQI